The following proteins come from a genomic window of Pseudomonas sp. Z8(2022):
- a CDS encoding tripartite tricarboxylate transporter substrate binding protein has product MKKTFRASLLSALVGMGALITHSATFADEVKWPTRPIQVVVIANPGGDTDFNARMMAKYFNEITGKTMVVTNVAGGGGTLAAEQVKGAAADGNTILFTHPGQLIVNEVAGLTEDSFETFDVACIAGVDKSAVFVASKQSGVTSMQDLVEKSKANPRSITYGTEMGSFSHIQGLMLEKLTGVKLKMVDGGTVADRVVGMLGGRLDLGAITYGSVQDYVQGGQMVALGQPNAERNVMLGDVPTLKEQGLDITMDKPYVVAFPKGTDPAIVKKMSDIMKQITEKPAYAEDLKKFKQPVAFFATEEARQILAKTREDFMQFKDELRKAK; this is encoded by the coding sequence ATGAAAAAAACATTCCGCGCCTCCCTCCTTTCTGCCCTGGTCGGAATGGGTGCCCTGATCACCCACTCCGCCACCTTCGCCGATGAGGTCAAGTGGCCGACTCGTCCGATCCAGGTGGTGGTGATCGCCAACCCAGGTGGCGATACCGACTTCAACGCCCGCATGATGGCCAAGTACTTCAACGAGATCACCGGCAAGACCATGGTGGTGACCAACGTCGCTGGCGGCGGTGGCACCCTGGCGGCCGAACAGGTCAAGGGCGCGGCGGCGGACGGCAACACCATCCTCTTCACCCACCCGGGTCAGCTGATCGTCAACGAAGTTGCCGGTCTGACCGAAGACAGCTTCGAAACCTTCGATGTCGCCTGCATTGCCGGCGTCGACAAGAGTGCGGTGTTCGTCGCTTCCAAGCAGTCGGGCGTGACCAGCATGCAGGACCTGGTCGAGAAGTCCAAAGCCAACCCGCGCAGCATCACCTATGGCACCGAGATGGGCAGCTTCTCCCACATCCAGGGCCTGATGCTGGAAAAACTCACCGGCGTCAAGCTGAAGATGGTCGACGGTGGCACCGTAGCCGACCGCGTTGTCGGCATGCTGGGCGGCCGCCTCGATCTGGGCGCCATCACCTACGGTTCGGTACAGGACTACGTGCAGGGCGGTCAGATGGTCGCACTGGGCCAGCCCAACGCCGAGCGCAACGTCATGCTGGGTGACGTCCCGACGCTCAAGGAACAGGGCCTCGACATCACCATGGACAAGCCCTACGTAGTGGCTTTCCCGAAAGGCACCGACCCGGCGATCGTCAAGAAGATGTCCGACATCATGAAGCAGATCACCGAGAAGCCGGCTTACGCCGAAGATCTGAAGAAGTTCAAGCAACCGGTCGCCTTCTTCGCCACCGAAGAGGCCAGACAGATTCTGGCCAAGACCCGCGAAGACTTCATGCAGTTCAAGGATGAGCTGCGCAAGGCCAAGTAA
- a CDS encoding FKBP-type peptidyl-prolyl cis-trans isomerase: MSEFNFSPDLSSDEGRVSYGIGRQLGGQLRDNPPPGVDLNAILAGLTDAFTGQASRVSEAELGASFKVIREIMQAEAAAKAEAAAGEGRAYLAENAKREGVTVLPSGLQYEVLVAGEGAKPSAEDQVRTHYHGTLIDGTVFDSSYERGQPAEFPVGGVIPGWVEALQLMGTGSKWRLHVPSELAYGAQGVGSIPPHSVLVFDVELLDIL; the protein is encoded by the coding sequence ATGTCCGAATTCAACTTCAGCCCCGATCTGTCCTCCGATGAGGGCCGCGTCAGCTACGGCATCGGTCGTCAACTCGGTGGTCAGTTGCGCGACAACCCGCCGCCCGGCGTCGACCTGAACGCCATCCTCGCCGGTCTGACCGACGCCTTCACCGGCCAGGCCAGCCGTGTTTCCGAGGCCGAGCTGGGCGCCAGCTTCAAGGTCATCCGCGAAATCATGCAGGCCGAGGCGGCTGCCAAGGCTGAAGCCGCTGCCGGCGAAGGCCGTGCCTACCTGGCCGAGAACGCCAAGCGTGAAGGCGTGACCGTGCTGCCTTCCGGCCTGCAATACGAAGTGCTGGTCGCCGGCGAGGGCGCCAAGCCGTCCGCCGAGGACCAGGTACGTACCCACTACCACGGCACCCTGATCGACGGCACCGTGTTCGACAGCTCCTACGAGCGCGGCCAGCCGGCTGAATTCCCGGTCGGTGGTGTGATTCCGGGCTGGGTCGAGGCTCTGCAACTGATGGGTACCGGCAGCAAGTGGCGTCTGCACGTGCCGAGCGAGCTGGCCTACGGCGCTCAGGGCGTTGGCAGCATCCCGCCTCACAGCGTGCTGGTATTCGATGTCGAGCTGCTCGACATTCTCTGA
- a CDS encoding efflux RND transporter periplasmic adaptor subunit: MLLRRMLIMLGVVLVVVLALAAYKGFSIYQQIQMFSAPQPAISVSAARAEEQPWQGRLPAIGTLKAFQGVDLAAEVDGIVREVMFESGQKVAQGQPLIQLDSEVERASLATAEAERSLAQVEFERGRSLVSRQNISKSEFDRLSSTLQKATASVAQFKAQLEKKRISAPFAGTIGIRQVDTGDYLSPGATIATLQDLSRLHVDFFLPEQRAPQLQVGQPVRLNVAAYPGEQFEGQIAAINPKVENETRNLQVRATLSNPDEKLLPGMFANLEVLLPDDQPQIVVPETAITYTLYGNSVYVVKEKQDDDGKVVKDADGNAHLIVERRFVETGERRAGRVVILKGLQAGEQVVTSGQLKLDNGSHVAIVDDPALQLETGEPAATEQ; the protein is encoded by the coding sequence ATGTTGCTCCGTCGCATGCTCATCATGCTCGGCGTGGTACTCGTCGTGGTGCTCGCCCTCGCCGCCTACAAAGGCTTCTCCATCTACCAGCAGATCCAGATGTTCTCGGCGCCGCAGCCGGCCATCAGCGTGTCCGCCGCCCGCGCGGAGGAACAGCCGTGGCAGGGACGTCTGCCGGCCATCGGTACGCTCAAGGCATTCCAGGGCGTGGACCTGGCTGCAGAGGTGGACGGCATCGTCCGCGAGGTGATGTTCGAGTCGGGGCAGAAGGTCGCCCAGGGCCAGCCGCTGATCCAGCTCGACAGCGAAGTGGAACGCGCCAGCCTGGCCACCGCCGAAGCCGAGCGCAGCCTGGCCCAGGTCGAGTTCGAGCGCGGGCGCAGCCTGGTGAGTCGGCAGAACATCTCCAAGAGCGAGTTCGACCGCCTGTCCTCGACCCTGCAGAAGGCCACCGCCAGCGTCGCGCAGTTCAAGGCGCAGCTGGAGAAGAAGCGCATCAGCGCACCGTTCGCCGGCACCATCGGCATTCGTCAGGTCGATACCGGCGACTACCTCTCGCCGGGTGCCACCATCGCCACCCTGCAGGATCTGTCGCGCCTGCACGTCGACTTCTTCCTGCCCGAGCAGCGCGCGCCACAGCTGCAGGTCGGCCAACCGGTTCGCCTGAACGTCGCCGCCTATCCGGGCGAGCAGTTCGAAGGCCAAATCGCCGCGATCAATCCCAAGGTGGAGAACGAAACCCGCAACCTGCAGGTTCGCGCCACCCTGAGCAACCCGGACGAGAAACTGCTGCCGGGCATGTTCGCCAACCTGGAAGTGCTGCTGCCGGATGACCAGCCGCAGATCGTCGTGCCGGAAACCGCCATCACCTACACCCTCTATGGCAACTCGGTGTACGTGGTGAAGGAAAAACAGGACGACGACGGCAAGGTGGTCAAGGACGCAGACGGCAATGCCCATCTGATCGTCGAGCGGCGCTTCGTCGAGACCGGCGAGCGGCGTGCCGGCCGTGTGGTGATTCTCAAGGGCCTGCAGGCCGGCGAGCAGGTGGTCACCTCCGGCCAGCTCAAGCTGGACAACGGCTCCCACGTCGCCATCGTCGACGATCCGGCACTGCAGCTGGAAACTGGCGAACCGGCCGCAACCGAGCAGTAA
- a CDS encoding DUF6482 family protein, whose amino-acid sequence MNLHDLSAHARAGRIAELNLISLEGGLYLLEARMEGRVHLILDEHGSTLNLRSVEHARDMLEEIPVIPFFLVHHSVHDEMCGMPSTDNCLRVPIAFRSGW is encoded by the coding sequence ATGAATCTGCACGATCTATCCGCTCACGCCCGGGCCGGGCGCATCGCTGAACTCAATCTGATCTCGCTCGAAGGCGGCCTCTATCTGCTCGAGGCACGGATGGAGGGGCGCGTGCATCTGATTCTCGACGAGCACGGCAGTACCTTGAACCTGCGGTCGGTGGAGCATGCGCGCGACATGCTGGAGGAAATACCGGTGATTCCGTTTTTTCTGGTGCATCACTCGGTGCACGACGAGATGTGCGGCATGCCCTCGACTGACAACTGCCTACGCGTGCCCATCGCGTTTCGCTCCGGCTGGTGA
- a CDS encoding tripartite tricarboxylate transporter permease produces MLELLQQGFGAVFSLNIMMLMTVGVAMGIVFGAVPGLSATMAVALCLPLTFTMGPQAGLSLLVALFIGATSGGLISAILLKIPGTPSSIATVFDGGPLMEQGHGVKALGIGIVFSFLGTIFSIVALMLIAPQLAKVALSFGPHEYFAIAIFSLTLIATLSAGSMVKGLFAGALGIAISTIGIAPVEAVRRFTFGVNELNGGFSMLTVMIGMFAVAEIIKLAETGRHAVQGTARSVSMKNIKGFGFSLREFREQLPNAGRSGLIGLGIGILPGIGAGTSNLVSYIIAKKRAKDGHTYGKGNIGGVVASETANNAGIGGAMMPLMTLGIPGDTVTAIMLGGFLIHGIQPGPLLFISQGPLVYTIFAALIVATVMMLFMEFYGLRLFIKLLDVPKHILLPIILVLCVVGAFGLSSRLFDVWSILLFGLLGYAFVKAGMPAAPFIIGFILGPMAETNLRRGLMLSDGSFADFFTNPIAGTFLGLALLFVLWQVFSALRPKPSAINEILRT; encoded by the coding sequence ATGCTCGAATTACTGCAGCAAGGCTTCGGTGCCGTCTTTTCACTGAACATCATGATGCTGATGACAGTCGGCGTGGCCATGGGGATCGTTTTCGGCGCTGTGCCCGGGCTGTCGGCTACCATGGCCGTGGCGCTGTGCCTGCCGCTGACCTTCACCATGGGCCCGCAGGCCGGCCTGTCGCTGCTGGTCGCACTGTTCATCGGCGCCACTTCCGGGGGCCTGATCTCGGCCATCCTGCTGAAGATTCCGGGAACCCCATCATCTATCGCCACGGTGTTCGACGGCGGCCCGCTGATGGAACAGGGCCACGGCGTCAAGGCGCTGGGCATCGGCATCGTGTTTTCCTTTCTGGGCACCATCTTCAGCATCGTCGCGCTGATGCTCATCGCACCGCAGCTGGCCAAGGTGGCCCTGAGCTTCGGCCCACATGAATACTTCGCCATTGCCATATTCTCCCTGACCCTGATTGCCACGCTCTCAGCCGGCTCCATGGTCAAGGGGCTGTTCGCCGGTGCACTGGGCATCGCCATATCCACCATCGGCATCGCTCCGGTCGAGGCAGTGCGCCGCTTCACCTTCGGCGTCAATGAACTCAACGGCGGCTTCTCCATGCTGACCGTGATGATCGGCATGTTCGCCGTGGCGGAGATCATCAAGCTCGCCGAAACCGGCCGCCATGCCGTGCAGGGCACGGCCAGGTCGGTAAGCATGAAGAACATCAAAGGCTTCGGCTTTTCCCTCAGGGAATTCCGCGAGCAGTTGCCGAACGCCGGTCGCTCCGGCCTGATCGGCCTGGGTATCGGCATCCTGCCGGGCATCGGTGCGGGCACCTCGAACCTGGTTTCCTACATCATCGCCAAGAAGCGCGCGAAAGACGGGCACACCTACGGCAAGGGCAACATCGGCGGCGTGGTCGCCAGCGAGACGGCCAACAATGCCGGTATCGGCGGCGCCATGATGCCGCTGATGACCCTGGGCATTCCCGGCGATACCGTCACCGCGATCATGCTCGGCGGCTTCCTGATCCACGGTATCCAGCCCGGTCCGCTGCTGTTCATCAGCCAGGGTCCGCTGGTGTACACCATCTTCGCCGCGCTGATCGTCGCTACGGTGATGATGCTGTTCATGGAGTTCTACGGCCTGCGCCTGTTCATCAAGCTGCTCGACGTGCCCAAGCACATCCTCCTGCCGATCATCCTGGTGCTTTGCGTGGTCGGGGCCTTCGGCCTCTCCAGCCGCCTGTTCGACGTCTGGTCGATCCTGCTGTTCGGCCTGCTCGGCTACGCCTTCGTCAAGGCCGGCATGCCGGCGGCGCCGTTCATCATCGGCTTCATTCTCGGGCCAATGGCGGAAACCAACCTGCGTCGCGGGCTGATGCTGTCGGACGGCAGTTTCGCCGACTTCTTCACCAACCCCATCGCCGGCACCTTCCTCGGCCTGGCACTGCTGTTCGTGCTCTGGCAGGTGTTCAGCGCGCTGCGCCCCAAACCCAGCGCGATCAACGAAATCCTGCGAACCTGA
- a CDS encoding LysR family transcriptional regulator, with protein sequence MFDLAQLRCFTTLAAELNFRRAAERLHMTQPPLSRQIQLLEHQLGVSLFTRSTRSVALTAAGRAFFVEAQALLDQAHRAAQSARLAAIGESGSLNISFVASAVYDVLPRAITSARRERPGVDIALLEMTTFEQVQALRSRRVDLAIVRAPLQQSGLVSECLLREPFVLAAPAGHPLAQHQRPTLEMLHGQPFLLYAHTAWQPFNELHTGLFRASGIQPDFVQALGSTLTILALVNAGMGLALVPRTASAIHFGQVRFRELPLPKGVCGELHLVWRDDNDNPALPAVIEAVRQAARDIYPQS encoded by the coding sequence ATGTTCGATCTGGCACAACTACGCTGTTTCACCACCCTGGCCGCCGAGCTGAACTTCCGCCGCGCCGCCGAGCGCCTGCACATGACCCAGCCGCCGCTGAGCCGGCAGATTCAGCTGCTCGAACACCAACTGGGCGTCTCGCTGTTCACTCGTAGCACCCGCTCGGTTGCCCTGACGGCAGCTGGCCGCGCCTTCTTCGTCGAAGCCCAGGCACTGCTCGACCAGGCCCACCGTGCTGCGCAAAGTGCGCGCCTGGCCGCCATTGGCGAGAGCGGCTCGCTGAACATCAGTTTCGTCGCCAGCGCGGTATACGACGTACTGCCCCGGGCGATCACCAGCGCCAGGCGGGAACGCCCCGGCGTGGATATCGCCCTGCTGGAAATGACCACCTTCGAACAAGTTCAGGCACTGCGATCCCGACGCGTGGATCTGGCCATCGTGCGCGCGCCACTGCAGCAATCCGGCCTGGTCAGCGAATGCCTGCTGCGTGAGCCATTCGTGCTGGCCGCCCCCGCCGGGCATCCGCTTGCGCAACACCAACGGCCAACCCTGGAGATGCTCCATGGTCAGCCATTTCTTCTCTATGCACATACCGCCTGGCAGCCCTTCAACGAACTGCATACCGGTCTGTTCCGCGCCAGCGGCATTCAGCCGGACTTCGTCCAGGCGCTGGGCTCGACCCTGACCATACTGGCGCTGGTCAACGCCGGCATGGGGCTGGCGCTGGTGCCACGTACTGCCAGCGCCATTCACTTCGGGCAGGTGCGCTTCCGTGAGCTGCCGCTGCCCAAAGGTGTGTGCGGCGAGCTGCACCTGGTCTGGCGCGACGACAACGACAACCCCGCATTGCCAGCGGTGATCGAAGCCGTGCGCCAGGCCGCTCGCGACATCTATCCGCAAAGCTGA
- a CDS encoding L-talarate/galactarate dehydratase: MTDSATPSADDDRIAWLSLRSVALPLANPISDAKVLTGRQKPMTEIAILIAEIETRDGHRGLGFSYSKRAGGPGQFAHALEVAPNLIGENPSDIARLWDKLCWAGASVGRSGLATQAIGAFDVALWDLKARRSGLSLARLLGSHRDSVRCYNTSGGFLHTPLDQLLKNTDISREKGIGGIKLKVGQPDWALDIHRVGTVREHLGESFPLMVDANQQWDRPTARRMCRRLEPFDLVWIEEPLDCYDAEGHAELVRLFDTPIATGEMLTSPAEHWEFIRQRAADFLMPDAPRVGGITPYLRVQTLAEQAGMTLAPHFAMELHVHLAASHAREPWVEHFEWLEPLFNERLEIRDGRMLVPTRPGLGLSLSEQVAGWTVQQAQVGKRA; this comes from the coding sequence ATGACCGATAGCGCCACCCCATCCGCCGACGACGACCGCATTGCCTGGCTGAGCCTGCGCTCGGTAGCCCTGCCGCTGGCCAATCCGATCAGCGACGCCAAGGTGCTGACCGGCCGGCAGAAGCCGATGACCGAGATCGCCATCCTGATCGCCGAGATCGAGACGCGCGATGGCCATCGCGGCCTGGGTTTCAGCTATTCCAAGCGCGCGGGCGGTCCAGGTCAGTTCGCCCATGCTCTGGAAGTGGCACCGAACCTGATCGGCGAGAACCCCAGCGATATCGCCAGACTCTGGGACAAGCTGTGCTGGGCTGGCGCCTCGGTCGGCCGCAGCGGTCTGGCGACCCAGGCCATCGGCGCTTTCGATGTTGCCCTGTGGGATCTCAAGGCGCGTCGCAGCGGCCTTTCCCTGGCGCGTCTGCTCGGCAGTCATCGCGACTCGGTGCGTTGTTATAACACCTCCGGCGGCTTTCTGCACACGCCGCTCGACCAATTGCTGAAGAACACCGATATCTCCCGCGAGAAGGGTATCGGCGGTATCAAGCTCAAGGTCGGTCAGCCCGACTGGGCGCTGGACATTCACCGCGTCGGCACGGTGCGTGAGCATCTGGGTGAGAGCTTCCCGCTGATGGTCGATGCCAACCAACAATGGGATCGTCCGACTGCGCGGCGCATGTGCCGCCGCCTGGAGCCCTTCGATCTGGTCTGGATCGAGGAGCCGCTGGACTGCTACGACGCCGAAGGTCACGCCGAGCTGGTGCGCCTGTTCGATACGCCGATTGCCACCGGCGAGATGCTCACCAGCCCGGCCGAGCATTGGGAATTCATCCGCCAGCGCGCTGCCGATTTTCTCATGCCCGATGCGCCGCGGGTCGGCGGCATCACGCCTTATCTGCGCGTGCAGACCCTGGCCGAGCAGGCCGGCATGACCCTGGCGCCGCATTTCGCCATGGAACTGCATGTGCATCTGGCCGCCAGCCATGCGCGCGAGCCGTGGGTCGAGCACTTCGAATGGCTGGAACCGCTGTTCAACGAGCGTCTCGAAATTCGCGACGGACGCATGCTGGTACCGACCCGTCCGGGCCTGGGCCTGAGCCTCAGCGAGCAGGTGGCTGGTTGGACGGTGCAGCAGGCGCAGGTTGGCAAGCGCGCCTGA
- a CDS encoding tripartite tricarboxylate transporter TctB family protein: MNTPNKKELITGIAMLGASLAYLLLAQQIPGHDGIDAATVPKLLAGFLTLLGLMQLASAFAKPRTATEAASDLPTEAEEPATEIVEPKTVIKTLGLILGYMALLGPVGFPIMTVVYLYLQFLVLTPVNQKARHLTYLLIAVICSALIFLLFREAFDLMLPAGLLNNFI; the protein is encoded by the coding sequence ATGAACACCCCGAACAAGAAAGAACTGATCACCGGCATTGCCATGCTCGGTGCCAGCCTTGCCTATCTGCTACTGGCGCAGCAGATCCCCGGCCATGACGGTATCGACGCGGCCACGGTGCCTAAACTGCTGGCCGGCTTCCTGACCCTGCTCGGTCTGATGCAGCTGGCCAGCGCATTCGCCAAACCCAGGACCGCCACCGAAGCCGCCAGCGACTTGCCCACTGAGGCCGAAGAGCCTGCAACGGAGATCGTCGAACCCAAGACCGTGATCAAGACCCTTGGTCTGATCCTCGGCTACATGGCCCTGCTCGGCCCTGTGGGCTTTCCGATCATGACCGTGGTTTACCTGTATCTGCAGTTCCTCGTGCTGACCCCGGTAAACCAGAAAGCCAGACACCTGACCTATCTGCTGATCGCCGTTATCTGCTCTGCACTCATCTTCCTGCTGTTCCGCGAGGCCTTCGATCTGATGCTGCCCGCTGGTCTGCTGAACAACTTCATCTGA
- a CDS encoding multidrug efflux RND transporter permease subunit — MAFTDPFIRRPVLATVVSLLIVLLGFQAFSKLVIRQYPQMENALITVTTAYPGANAETIQGYITQPLQQSLASAEGIDYMTSSSQQNLSTISIYARIGANSDRLFTELLAKANEVKNQLPQDAEDPVLSKEAADASALMYVSFYSDELSNPQITDYLSRVIQPKLATLPGMAEAQILGNQVFAMRLWLDPVKMAAYGVTAGDLNSAVRKYNFLSAAGEVKGQYVVTSINASTDLKSVDAFGAIPVKTVGDTRVLVRDIARVEMGAANYDSISSFDGIPSVYIAIKGTPSANPLDVIKEVRNALPELEAQLPPNLKVAIAYDATLFIQASIDEVVKTLAEAVLIVIVVVFLFLGAFRSVLIPVITIPLSMIGVLFFMQLMGYSINLLTLLAMVLAIGLVVDDAIVVVENIHRHIEEGKTPFDAAIEGAREIAVPVISMTITLAAVYAPIGFLEGLTGALFKEFALTLAGAVIISGIVALTLSPMMCAKLLRHEENPSGLAHRLDMIFDRLKQRYQKMLHGTLNTRPVVVVFAVIIMALIPVLLSFTQSELAPEEDQGVVFLFANAPQPTNLDYVNAYTDQFVEVFKSFPEYYSSFQINGFDGVQSGIGGFLLTPWNERDRSQMEILPEVQARLNHIPGLQIFGFNLPSLPGTGEGLPFQFVINTPNDYESLLQVAERVKARAQESGKFAFLNIDLAFDKPEIVVDIDREKAAQMGVSMEDLGSTLASLLGEGEINRFTIDGRSYKVIAQVERAYRENPSWLDNYYVRSESGSMVPLGTLISLSDRARPTKLKQFQQLNSAIIEGVAIVSQGEAIDTITAIAREEAPRGYSFDYAGASRQYIQEGSALFVTFALALAIIFLVLAAQFESFRDPLVILVTVPLSICGALIPIFLGFSTMNIYTQVGLVTLIGLISKHGILIVEFANQLRREGLPLREAIEEAAAIRLRPVLMTTAAMVFGMVPLIFASGAGAVSRFDIGLVIATGMSVGTLFTLFVLPCVYSLLAKPDAEPLAQAVPAH; from the coding sequence ATGGCTTTTACCGATCCTTTCATCCGCCGCCCGGTGCTGGCCACCGTGGTCAGCCTGCTGATCGTCCTGCTTGGTTTCCAGGCGTTCAGCAAGCTGGTCATCCGCCAGTACCCGCAGATGGAAAACGCCCTGATCACGGTGACCACCGCCTATCCCGGTGCCAACGCCGAAACAATCCAGGGCTACATCACCCAGCCGCTGCAACAGAGCCTGGCCAGCGCAGAAGGCATCGACTACATGACCTCGTCGAGCCAGCAGAACCTGTCGACCATCTCCATCTACGCGCGCATCGGTGCCAACAGCGACCGCCTGTTCACCGAGCTGCTGGCCAAGGCCAACGAGGTGAAGAACCAGCTGCCGCAGGACGCCGAAGATCCGGTGCTATCCAAGGAAGCGGCCGACGCCTCGGCGCTGATGTACGTCAGCTTCTACAGCGACGAGCTGTCCAACCCGCAGATCACCGACTACCTGTCACGCGTCATCCAGCCCAAGCTGGCCACCCTGCCCGGCATGGCCGAAGCGCAGATTCTCGGCAACCAGGTGTTCGCCATGCGTCTGTGGCTGGACCCGGTGAAGATGGCCGCCTACGGCGTCACCGCCGGCGATCTCAACAGCGCCGTGCGCAAGTACAACTTCCTCTCCGCCGCCGGCGAGGTGAAGGGCCAGTACGTGGTTACCAGCATCAATGCCAGCACCGACCTGAAATCGGTCGATGCCTTCGGCGCGATTCCGGTGAAGACCGTCGGTGACACCCGCGTGCTGGTGCGTGACATCGCCCGCGTGGAAATGGGCGCAGCCAACTACGACTCGATCAGCTCCTTTGACGGTATTCCCTCGGTATATATCGCCATCAAGGGCACGCCGAGCGCCAACCCGCTGGACGTGATCAAGGAGGTGCGCAATGCCCTGCCGGAGCTGGAGGCGCAACTGCCGCCAAACCTCAAGGTGGCCATCGCCTACGACGCCACCCTGTTCATCCAGGCGTCCATCGACGAAGTGGTCAAGACCCTGGCCGAAGCGGTGCTGATCGTCATCGTCGTGGTCTTCCTGTTCCTCGGCGCCTTCCGCTCGGTGCTGATCCCGGTGATCACCATCCCGCTGTCGATGATCGGCGTGCTGTTCTTCATGCAGCTGATGGGCTACTCCATCAACCTGCTGACCCTGCTGGCCATGGTGCTGGCCATCGGCCTGGTGGTGGATGATGCCATCGTCGTGGTGGAGAACATCCACCGCCATATCGAAGAAGGCAAGACGCCGTTCGATGCCGCCATCGAGGGCGCACGCGAGATCGCCGTACCGGTGATTTCGATGACCATCACCCTCGCCGCGGTCTATGCACCCATCGGCTTCCTCGAAGGCCTGACCGGTGCGCTGTTCAAGGAGTTCGCCCTGACCCTGGCCGGCGCGGTGATCATCTCCGGCATCGTCGCCCTGACCCTGTCGCCGATGATGTGCGCCAAGCTGCTGCGCCACGAGGAAAACCCCTCGGGCCTGGCCCATCGCCTGGACATGATCTTCGATCGGCTCAAGCAGCGTTATCAGAAGATGCTCCACGGCACGCTCAACACCCGGCCGGTGGTGGTGGTGTTCGCCGTGATCATCATGGCGCTGATCCCGGTACTGCTTTCCTTCACCCAGAGCGAACTGGCGCCCGAGGAGGACCAGGGCGTGGTGTTCCTCTTCGCCAACGCGCCGCAGCCGACCAACCTCGACTACGTCAATGCCTACACCGACCAGTTCGTGGAGGTTTTCAAGAGCTTCCCCGAGTACTACTCGTCGTTCCAGATCAACGGCTTCGACGGCGTGCAGTCGGGCATTGGCGGCTTCCTGCTGACGCCCTGGAACGAACGCGACCGCTCACAGATGGAAATCCTTCCGGAGGTTCAGGCCAGGCTCAACCACATCCCCGGCCTGCAGATCTTCGGCTTCAACCTGCCGTCGCTGCCGGGTACCGGCGAGGGTCTGCCCTTCCAGTTCGTGATCAACACGCCGAACGACTACGAGTCGTTGCTGCAGGTGGCCGAGCGGGTCAAGGCACGCGCACAGGAGTCGGGCAAGTTCGCATTCCTCAACATCGACCTGGCCTTCGACAAGCCGGAAATCGTCGTCGACATCGACCGCGAGAAGGCTGCGCAAATGGGCGTGTCCATGGAAGATCTGGGCTCCACTCTGGCCAGCCTGCTTGGCGAGGGCGAAATCAACCGCTTCACCATCGACGGCCGCAGCTACAAGGTGATCGCCCAGGTCGAGCGCGCCTACCGTGAGAACCCAAGCTGGCTGGACAACTACTACGTGCGCAGCGAAAGCGGCAGCATGGTGCCGCTGGGTACGCTGATCAGCCTCAGCGACCGGGCGCGGCCAACCAAGCTCAAGCAGTTCCAGCAGCTCAACTCGGCGATCATCGAAGGCGTGGCCATCGTCAGCCAGGGTGAGGCCATCGACACCATCACCGCCATCGCCCGCGAGGAAGCGCCGCGCGGCTACAGCTTCGACTATGCCGGCGCTTCGCGGCAGTACATCCAGGAGGGCAGCGCACTGTTCGTCACCTTCGCCCTGGCCCTGGCGATCATCTTCCTGGTGCTGGCCGCGCAGTTCGAAAGCTTCCGCGACCCGCTGGTGATTCTGGTAACCGTACCGCTGTCGATCTGCGGCGCGCTGATTCCGATCTTCCTCGGTTTCTCGACCATGAACATCTACACCCAGGTGGGCCTGGTGACGCTGATCGGCCTGATCAGCAAGCACGGCATCCTTATCGTCGAATTCGCCAACCAGTTGCGCCGTGAGGGCCTGCCGCTGCGCGAGGCCATCGAGGAAGCGGCCGCCATTCGCCTGCGCCCGGTACTGATGACCACTGCGGCGATGGTGTTCGGCATGGTGCCGCTGATCTTCGCCAGCGGCGCCGGCGCGGTGAGCCGCTTCGACATCGGCCTGGTGATCGCCACCGGCATGAGCGTCGGTACGCTGTTCACCCTGTTTGTCCTGCCGTGCGTCTACAGTCTGCTGGCCAAGCCGGATGCCGAGCCGCTGGCGCAGGCCGTGCCCGCTCACTGA